TAGGAATTGGCATTTTAATAAGATGGAAAAGCCATATATCCTTTTGGTTGATGACAAAGAGGAAAATCTATTAGCCTATGAGCCGATACTTGCTCCTTTAGAGATACACATTGTTAAGGCAACCTCAGGCAAAGAAGCACTCCATTGGCTCTTGAAGGAGAAATTTGCCTTAATCTTGCGTGATGTTGCTATACCAAAGATGGATGGGCTTGAGGCAATAAGGCTTATCGAGGAAAAACTTACCTCAGAGCGTATCCCAACCATCTTTATTATACCTTCTGACAAATCTTTTGAAGATATCCTTGGTAGCTATTCCCTTGGTGCGGTTGACTGTATCACAAAACCCATTATTCCAGAGATATTAAGAACAAAGGTTTCTGTATTTATTGACCTCTTTAAGGCAAAAAAAGAGATAGAGGAGAAAGTAGAAATGCTTTCAGCAATTAACCAAGAATTAGAGGCATTTGTCTATTCTGCCTCCCATGACTTAAGAAGCCCCTTGGCAACTATTGAGGGTTTTTGTGATATGCTTCTAAAATACAAATCAGATAAGCTAGACCCACAGATAAAACATTACATTGAAAGGATGGATAATGGGGTTAAAAGGATGGATGAGCTACTTACCGACCTTTTAACCCTTTCAAGGATAACAAAGCTTGATATGGAGCGTAAAGAGGTTAATTTAAGTGAAACAGCAAAAGCAATTAGAGATGAGCTTAAGGAGAAAGAGCCAGAGAGGGAGGTTGAATTTCTAATCCAGGATGATGTAATGGGAAGGGGCGATTCCTCTCTTCTTAAAATTCTCCTTGAAAACCTCATTTTTAATGCCTATAAATTCACCTCAAAAAGGGAAAAGGCAAGGATTGAGTTTGGAGTGAAGGAGGGGGCTTACTTTGTCTCTGATAATGGTATTGGCTTTGATATGGCTGAGGTTGATAAATTATTTGCTCCCTTTTCTCGTCTGGTTGGAATCTCTGAATTTCCTGGAACAGGCATTGGCCTTTCCATTGTCAAAAGGATAGTCCATCGCCACCAGGGTAAGATATGGGCAATTGGAGAACCAGATAAGGGAGCAACATTTTTCTGGACAATTATGTAATTTTTGGTTAAAATTTATTAAAATGGTTATTTGGACAAAACATGACATGCACAAGTTGGTAGAAGACAACCCGGATGATGCAGTCTGCTTTAAGGGAAGTGATATTATGGCAAAAGAAGGTGTAAAAGAAGGGATAACAAAGGAGATATTTAAAGCCATTCCTTATTTTATAAGATTTCCTGTTAATAAGATATGGATGGACTATGATAAAGAGGCAGATGTGCTTTATATAAGCTTTAAAAGACCTCAGAAGGCTACTGATTCAGAAATGCTAAAAGATGGCACACTACTTAGATATAAAGGAGAAGAGTTGGTGGGAATTACTATTTTAGATGCGTCCAAAAAAAGAGGGGGGTAGATAAGTGGAGCAAAAAAATATTTTGTTGGTAGAAGACAACCCAGATGATGCAGAGCTTACAATAAGAGGGCTTGAGAATGCTAATATTTTAAATAAGGTTGTTTGGGTAAAGGATGGGTTTTCTGCCCTTGACTACCTATTTAAAGGGGAAAATAACCTTCCTGCAGTTGTCCTTCTTGACTTAAAGCTTCCAAAGATGGATGGCTTGGAGGTTCTTCGTCAAATAAGGGCAGAGGAACGAACAAAGCTAATTCCTGTTGTAATCCTTACATCCTCAAGGGAGGAAAGTGATATGGTTTCAGGATATAGCCTGGGTGCGAATAGCTATGTGAGAAAGCCGGTAGATTTTGTCCAGTTTAGCTCTGCCATAAAACAGCTTGGCTTATACTGGCTTCTTCTTAATGAAATACCTGGAAAAAGATGATTGCAGAAGGAGCTTAAAAAATGAACACAGTAACAATGACAATTGATGTTCCAAAGTGGGTAAAAGAGACAAAGCAAAGTATGGATTTTATTTCACAATTGAAGTTTGAAGCCTTAGCGAAAATGGAATATTACCAAAGCAAACTCATTAGATTTGAACGAAAATATGGAAGTAAATTTGAAGAATTCAAGAAAAAAATAGACACAGAAGAGAAAGAAAATTTTGAAGAATGGGATGATTTCATCATTTGGGAAGCCTTCTATCAGGCATATCAGGAATGGTTTAAAAGGTATAAGGAATTAGAAGAGTGTATGAAATTGTAGATTGCCTTAAACAACATCAGATAGTTCGCTCTGTAGAGATATTAGAATTGGTAAATGAACAGGCAGTTAAATCTATTAAGATAAGGTCTCATTTAATTGATGAAAGCATTTTATTTATTCAGGAAACAATTAGTGAAAAAGGAAAAAGATATTCCTATCATTGGCAAAATAAGGAAGGAGAGCTTATACTTCGTTGGGATAATGCACCCCATTGGAAAAATGTAGAAACATTTCCACACCACAAACATATAGGAGAAAAGATAGAACCAAGCTCAATGTTAGATATTAAGGAATTATTAGAGCAAATAGAGAAGGTATTGTCAGATGAATGAAGAGGAATACAAGAGTCGTATTGTAAGCCTTGAGAAAGAGCTTTCTGATTTTTCCTATTCTGTATCACACGATTTAAGGGCACCCTTAAGGGCAATTGATGGATTCTCTCAGGCGATATTAGAGGATTATTATTCTCAGCTTGATGAAAAGGGGAAAAGATGGCTTACAAAGATAAGGGATGCAAGCCAGTATATGGGCCATCTTTTGGATGACCTTGTCATTCTTTCAAGAATAGCACGGCAAGAGATGCGTATTATGGAGGTTAATCTGAGTGTTTTAGCAAAGGATGTAGCAGATGAGCTTAAAAAATCCAATTCCAATAGGGATATAGAGTTTGTCATTCAGGAAGGTTTAATGGCACAGGGAGACAAATGGTTTCTTAAGACAGTCTTTGAACAGACATTTGATAATGCTTGTAAATTCACCTCAAGAAGGGAAAAGGCAAGGATTGAGTTTGGAGTAAAGGATGGTGTTTATTTTGTCTCTGATAATGGCTGTGGCTTTGATATGGCTTATGCTGATAAATTATTTTCTCCATTTCAGCAATTGCATTCTAAAGAGGAATTTCCCCAAGGCACAGGGATTGGTTTGGCAATTGTTCAAAGAATCATCCATCGCCATCAGGGAAAGATATGGACAGAGTCACAGATAGATAAGGGAACAAAAATTTATTGGACATTAGGAAATTTTGCTTAAAATGTTAAAGAAAGATTTAAAAATAGCAAACGAAGTAAAGGAAAGGTTTGCAGAATTTGTTAAT
This is a stretch of genomic DNA from bacterium. It encodes these proteins:
- a CDS encoding ATP-binding protein, which codes for MEKPYILLVDDKEENLLAYEPILAPLEIHIVKATSGKEALHWLLKEKFALILRDVAIPKMDGLEAIRLIEEKLTSERIPTIFIIPSDKSFEDILGSYSLGAVDCITKPIIPEILRTKVSVFIDLFKAKKEIEEKVEMLSAINQELEAFVYSASHDLRSPLATIEGFCDMLLKYKSDKLDPQIKHYIERMDNGVKRMDELLTDLLTLSRITKLDMERKEVNLSETAKAIRDELKEKEPEREVEFLIQDDVMGRGDSSLLKILLENLIFNAYKFTSKREKARIEFGVKEGAYFVSDNGIGFDMAEVDKLFAPFSRLVGISEFPGTGIGLSIVKRIVHRHQGKIWAIGEPDKGATFFWTIM
- a CDS encoding DUF2283 domain-containing protein, which produces MHKLVEDNPDDAVCFKGSDIMAKEGVKEGITKEIFKAIPYFIRFPVNKIWMDYDKEADVLYISFKRPQKATDSEMLKDGTLLRYKGEELVGITILDASKKRGG
- a CDS encoding response regulator yields the protein MEQKNILLVEDNPDDAELTIRGLENANILNKVVWVKDGFSALDYLFKGENNLPAVVLLDLKLPKMDGLEVLRQIRAEERTKLIPVVILTSSREESDMVSGYSLGANSYVRKPVDFVQFSSAIKQLGLYWLLLNEIPGKR
- a CDS encoding DUF6516 family protein; protein product: MYEIVDCLKQHQIVRSVEILELVNEQAVKSIKIRSHLIDESILFIQETISEKGKRYSYHWQNKEGELILRWDNAPHWKNVETFPHHKHIGEKIEPSSMLDIKELLEQIEKVLSDE
- a CDS encoding ATP-binding protein produces the protein MNEEEYKSRIVSLEKELSDFSYSVSHDLRAPLRAIDGFSQAILEDYYSQLDEKGKRWLTKIRDASQYMGHLLDDLVILSRIARQEMRIMEVNLSVLAKDVADELKKSNSNRDIEFVIQEGLMAQGDKWFLKTVFEQTFDNACKFTSRREKARIEFGVKDGVYFVSDNGCGFDMAYADKLFSPFQQLHSKEEFPQGTGIGLAIVQRIIHRHQGKIWTESQIDKGTKIYWTLGNFA